The sequence below is a genomic window from Plasmodium gaboni strain SY75 chromosome 10, whole genome shotgun sequence.
tgtatcCCATCTAGTAAAActaaatatttttttaaaaataaaaaattcCAGGATCACAATATGTCTCTTCCTTTAAATGAACTAAAGACCATAATAAACTTTTGTTCAgaattaaatttattatgtttgttttctacaaaaaattttaaagaaaatcttataatatattttggtaatataatatcttatatattaGAGAAGAAcaagaataaaataatgaaaaataataaaaaaaataataaaaataataataataaaaaaaataataataataataaaaataataaaaataataataataataaaaataataaaaataataaaaaaataaaaaacaattCTCAACACATTTATGATAATTACATGATGAATACAGATCATATGGAATATGTGCAATCAGTAAAACGAgattataaatatgattaCAATTTTGATTCATGTATGAAATCGcatgtaaataaaaataatatttatgatgatgatgatgaagataattatatggattcaaattttaatatatcatcaaAAATGGAATTCACTAATAATGAAAACAAATCGATagttttttatttatctGATTATACATCAAGTGATGAATATAATTCTAGTATGGATGAATTAGATgatcaaatatatttaccactatatgataatgaatatataaaggatgatacaaattttaattataataatataataacagGATGTGTTCATTTTAcatcatattttaatatatcatgtgattttaatgaaaatgaaaagaaatatgAACACGAAGATATTTTGCACCAACCTATGAACGATACGTTTatcataaataataataataataataataataatatttattattataacaacCATTCTTGTGATGAtaggaaaaaaattaaaaagttACAACATGACGAACAAAATGTATCATCTatagaaaaagaagaagaacatataataaactgttataataaaaaaagttatGATTTTAATTATGAAAGTAATCATTTAAGACATATACAACATTTAAGAGAAGAAGAAGAcgaagaaaaaaaaaaaaattccTGTATATATGAAGATATTAATAAGGATAACTGTTATGATCTTATGcaaaatattaaaagtaAAGATAATGCATATGACAAAAAGGAGGACATCTTTAGTGATACTTATGATGGTATGTTTaataatttgaaaaaaCACAAAAGTTATGAGGACaataagaaaaaagaaaatgatgatgttcttacaaatgaaaagaataaGAATTTTGGATGTGATCAAAATGGTGAGTGCCCACATGGAACAAACAATAATGTTGATACatttttgaataataaCCTGAACcaagaagaagaagaagaacAACAAGAAcaagaagaagaagaagaagaagaagaagaagaaaaagaaaaagaagaagaagaagaagaagaaaaagaaattatttataattccaatatttttgaagaattcaattatgataattatatgagACAAAATGAAGAGAGACACGATgtgtataaaaatatggaggaaaaaataaaagaacTTGATATAACGTttgaaaatttaaaaaaaataaataaaaagaagaaaCAAATACatgattataaaaatgatggTATACAAAAACCTTTTTTGGTTTTTTCCTTGCCAAAAAGTAGgaaaatcaaaaaaagAAGGAAATCCATTGAGCACATTTATGAAGTgaataaaagaaatgaaataaataaaaggaaTAAAAGATCATCCAAGgatttgttatataatgatGAGGAAAATAAAAGCTATGATAACAATTCGATATTGTGTAGAAGTGAGgaaaatgaaattataaGTGACAATTATTACTCTTTAAATGATGATAGTCaagataattattatgatgatgataaatATGGTAATGAATTTATAGATGATGCTTACTACCATGTCTATCATAACAAACATCGTGGGGGGGAGAATATGGAATATATGAACTACttcaataatatatacaacaAATACAACATGAATAATAAGACCCATAATGAAAATACAAATCAcctaaaaaataaaaaatataaaaatgaattaaattatagaaatagtaatatgaatgaaaaagataataatatgaaatatatgCAAAGTGgaaatgaagaaaatgatcaaaaagtttataataattacaaaCATTTCAATGTGTCTAGGTTGtcacataatatatatgataaaacACCTCAAACAAATCAATACTCAGGGAATAAACATGCACGattaataatgaaaaattattcatcTCATATTTTAGCGGATGAAATAAAACGTCCTAGTGtaaattatgataatgacatatttaattataaaaaatataagttATAAAAGAAGTGACACATTTTGTCAGAgcataaaaaaaaaaatatatatatatatctatatatatgtatatgcccatatatatattatatatatatatgtgtgtatatatttaaaaactcacaattaaatattaaatcatttttgtacatataaataaacataacaaaaaaataataaataacTACAATAggaacatatatatatatatatatatatatatatatatatatatatatatatttatttttttttttttatatatatatatatatatttatatagaaatatatttttttttatataaatttacatatagtagtatatatatatatataacatctatatattttcaattaTATAACTTAGGCATCTGtccattttattatttatttatttttttatgtgatatgtatatatatatatatatatatatatatatatatatgtttttttttttcgaACGGTatgacatatatatatatatatatatatatttatttatttatttttttttttttatctaaCCGTGTTGTAACAATTTGATATGGGAAAAAAGAGAGAAATGTTTTTGTCTCCATATTTTGGGAAAATATTCCATAGTCTTATGGTTTGATCAGGTGAACCTGTTGCTATAGAAGTACCATCAGGACTTAAGGCTGCATGTAGTACTCTTAATTTATGACCTTTTAATGTAGTAACTTTTTTAAGTTGTGGTAGATTCCACAAGATAATTTGATTTAATGAATTACTATGAGTTGATATAATTTCTCTAGTATTTATTGACCAGATAATATTAGATACTTGAGATTTTGTATAGATTTCATTTATAGattttccattttttatattccataagaaaatttttttatcaacTGAACCTCCTCCACTAGCTAAAATATGATTTTTATATGGACACCAAGAGATTGCTTTAACTGCTGCTTTATGTTTTAGAAAATGAAATagatatttatttgtatatttatcccatatatatatactattaTCATTACTTCCTGATGCTAAATATGTTCCATCTGTATTCCATTCTAATCCACATATTTCAGATTTATGTTTTGTTAAttcaatataataaatttcTTTACTTCTAATATCActatttataattttattatctcGACCACCAgatgttaatatattatgattcCAACATAACGTATTAACTCTTAATTTatgatttttatattttcttattcTTACACTTTTCTCGACATCCCATATTTCTACAACACCGTTTGATAAACCAGTTGCCAAAAAATTCCCATTGATATTATTCCATTTTAAAGAACTTATGGTTTTTTGGGGTTTGATTTTTTCTAATGGTTTTATAGTTTCAATCAATTCACATTTgtcattatttttatcattatttgatttttcattttttctttttttattcttatatttatttcttcttttatcTTCTCCCTTATCgtttttttctatatctTTATCCATTTTGTTTGCTACAAATAGTTTCTGACTTGTACAGGTATTATTATTCcacaaatataatttatcaCTTAATGCAGTTGcgataatattttttttggaccaatctaataaatttaaataaaaatcatCTATAAGTTCAGGAGCAGATAATATACGATATGGCATATTAGgaatttttcttttctcctttttattattatttaaaatataagaaggatatgtaaaaaaatgGGTACCATATGGATTATTCATTGCTATCACATTTTTTGACATATACTTTTCTCTtaacattatatttttctgAGAATGTTCAAAAAGgatatttctatatatattatcatctttAATTGGATTATATctttctatattttttttttcttccatcttttttttatacatattaaatataaaaatattattatcatcatcaaaatatttgttactgtttgattttttatttacatcactttttttataatttattatactATTAATGTTATGATGACTTGTATTATCATAtacatttttctttttaaaatcattatttcttcttaatgtatattcatccatttttatgttatatttattatatctaCTATATCTAgtttcataaatataactgctaattttttcttcattttctaaattatatttctcAAATCTATTCTGTTCTGaacaaataattttatttatctCTTCATTTGACAAATAAAAGTGTCCATATGAATTATAATCACAAGGCAAGGGTAAATCCGTCAAGTGTAATTCATTATctatatgtaaaaaaaaattctcTATATTGTAGTAGTCTTCTATAATAGCTGactttataaaaatattatccatacttatatattttgttataattAAAACGAATACATCATACAAAAGggaatattttttttatatctgAATACAATCCATACACAATTTAAACGTTCAACTAACATGttggatatatatatatatatatatgtgtgaattatttaatgatgctaa
It includes:
- a CDS encoding hypothetical protein (conserved Plasmodium protein, unknown function) translates to MELIIKKPYIEIFEKILKLFTHICENVNFKLTRNKLELSGSNNLTNELVIHIDKKFFILNDINGDKKNIINGTVKSKDFYNCIFNHKIVKHLRSNHSQYGSYNSQKKNDSRFVMTDDIDEEAKINNNYNDENKLIVCDGMYADDNNKSYLRKDKKWNLHLSKITLKFNNINNMNNMNNMNNMNNMNNINNMNNINYINNDDDNNINGGGQSDERDVNYNNKLEIIIKFKKCNSYFSAILKLKTFNTPMKNYIYKNESIIQIDPTLFLLNLKDLSNERNIFLKNTDNSFIISSLETCDFSLNKERIKREQFFYNNKNICIPSSKTKYFFKNKKFQDHNMSLPLNELKTIINFCSELNLLCLFSTKNFKENLIIYFGNIISYILEKNKNKIMKNNKKNNKNNNNKKNNNNNKNNKNNNNNKNNKNNKKIKNNSQHIYDNYMMNTDHMEYVQSVKRDYKYDYNFDSCMKSHVNKNNIYDDDDEDNYMDSNFNISSKMEFTNNENKSIVFYLSDYTSSDEYNSSMDELDDQIYLPLYDNEYIKDDTNFNYNNIITGCVHFTSYFNISCDFNENEKKYEHEDILHQPMNDTFIINNNNNNNNNIYYYNNHSCDDRKKIKKLQHDEQNVSSIEKEEEHIINCYNKKSYDFNYESNHLRHIQHLREEEDEEKKKNSCIYEDINKDNCYDLMQNIKSKDNAYDKKEDIFSDTYDGMFNNLKKHKSYEDNKKKENDDVLTNEKNKNFGCDQNGECPHGTNNNVDTFLNNNLNQEEEEEQQEQEEEEEEEEEEKEKEEEEEEEKEIIYNSNIFEEFNYDNYMRQNEERHDVYKNMEEKIKELDITFENLKKINKKKKQIHDYKNDGIQKPFLVFSLPKSRKIKKRRKSIEHIYEVNKRNEINKRNKRSSKDLLYNDEENKSYDNNSILCRSEENEIISDNYYSLNDDSQDNYYDDDKYGNEFIDDAYYHVYHNKHRGGENMEYMNYFNNIYNKYNMNNKTHNENTNHLKNKKYKNELNYRNSNMNEKDNNMKYMQSGNEENDQKVYNNYKHFNVSRLSHNIYDKTPQTNQYSGNKHARLIMKNYSSHILADEIKRPSVNYDNDIFNYKKYKL
- a CDS encoding cell division cycle protein 20-like protein; this encodes MDNIFIKSAIIEDYYNIENFFLHIDNELHLTDLPLPCDYNSYGHFYLSNEEINKIICSEQNRFEKYNLENEEKISSYIYETRYSRYNKYNIKMDEYTLRRNNDFKKKNVYDNTSHHNINSIINYKKSDVNKKSNSNKYFDDDNNIFIFNMYKKKMEEKKNIERYNPIKDDNIYRNILFEHSQKNIMLREKYMSKNVIAMNNPYGTHFFTYPSYILNNNKKEKRKIPNMPYRILSAPELIDDFYLNLLDWSKKNIIATALSDKLYLWNNNTCTSQKLFVANKMDKDIEKNDKGEDKRRNKYKNKKRKNEKSNNDKNNDKCELIETIKPLEKIKPQKTISSLKWNNINGNFLATGLSNGVVEIWDVEKSVRIRKYKNHKLRVNTLCWNHNILTSGGRDNKIINSDIRSKEIYYIELTKHKSEICGLEWNTDGTYLASGSNDNSIYIWDKYTNKYLFHFLKHKAAVKAISWCPYKNHILASGGGSVDKKIFLWNIKNGKSINEIYTKSQVSNIIWSINTREIISTHSNSLNQIILWNLPQLKKVTTLKGHKLRVLHAALSPDGTSIATGSPDQTIRLWNIFPKYGDKNISLFFPISNCYNTVR